Proteins found in one Campylobacter concisus genomic segment:
- the pglD gene encoding UDP-N-acetylbacillosamine N-acetyltransferase: MAKTKKIYIYGASGHGLVVADIARNRGYDEIVFLDDASECKFSPELEKADIIISIGDNKTRQKISQKVEATGFEIVNLIHKSAVVSESAVIEKGVVVMPNAVINAKARIKEGAIINSGAVIEHECVIGKFAHISPNAALAGNVSVGEFTHIGIGSSIIQGISIGKNCIIGAGSVVVRDIKDGIKAYGVPACERAKI; the protein is encoded by the coding sequence ATGGCAAAAACTAAGAAAATTTACATATACGGAGCGAGTGGGCATGGCCTTGTGGTTGCTGACATCGCTAGAAATAGAGGCTATGATGAGATAGTTTTTTTAGATGATGCTAGCGAGTGTAAATTTAGCCCAGAGCTTGAAAAAGCCGACATCATAATATCCATAGGTGATAATAAAACTAGGCAAAAGATCAGCCAAAAGGTGGAGGCTACTGGCTTTGAGATAGTAAATTTGATCCATAAAAGCGCGGTTGTGAGCGAAAGTGCTGTGATAGAAAAAGGCGTAGTTGTCATGCCAAATGCCGTTATAAACGCAAAAGCTCGTATAAAAGAGGGCGCTATCATAAACTCTGGTGCGGTGATAGAGCATGAGTGCGTGATAGGCAAATTTGCTCACATCAGCCCAAATGCAGCCCTTGCTGGAAATGTTAGCGTGGGCGAATTTACGCACATAGGTATCGGCTCAAGCATCATTCAAGGCATAAGTATTGGCAAAAATTGCATCATCGGCGCTGGAAGTGTGGTTGTAAGAGATATAAAAGATGGCATAAAGGCTTACGGCGTACCTGCATGCGAGCGCGCTAAGATATAA
- the pglC gene encoding undecaprenyl phosphate N,N'-diacetylbacillosamine 1-phosphate transferase, which translates to MYRNFLKRVIDILGALFLLILTSPIIIATAIFIYFKVSRDVIFTQARPGLNEKIFKIYKFKTMSDERDANGELLPDEQRLGKFGKLIRSLSLDELPQLFNVLKGDMSFIGPRPLLVEYLPIYNETQKHRHDVRPGITGLAQVNGRNAISWEKKFEYDVYYAKNLSFMLDVKIALQTIEKVLKRSGVSKEGQATTEKFNGKN; encoded by the coding sequence ATGTATAGAAATTTTTTAAAGAGGGTGATTGATATTTTGGGGGCTTTGTTTTTGCTCATTTTAACGTCGCCTATCATTATAGCAACGGCGATTTTTATCTATTTTAAGGTGAGCCGTGACGTAATTTTTACGCAGGCAAGACCGGGTCTAAATGAGAAAATTTTTAAAATTTATAAATTTAAAACGATGAGCGACGAGCGTGACGCAAATGGCGAGCTCTTGCCAGATGAGCAGCGCCTTGGTAAATTTGGCAAACTGATCCGCTCTCTTAGCCTTGATGAGCTACCACAGCTCTTTAACGTGCTAAAAGGCGATATGAGTTTCATCGGACCAAGGCCGCTTTTGGTCGAGTACCTACCCATCTACAACGAAACGCAAAAGCACCGCCACGACGTGCGCCCTGGTATCACGGGCCTAGCACAGGTAAATGGCAGAAATGCCATAAGCTGGGAGAAAAAATTTGAATATGACGTCTATTACGCTAAAAATTTAAGCTTTATGCTTGATGTAAAGATCGCTTTGCAGACCATAGAAAAGGTGCTAAAACGAAGTGGTGTCAGCAAAGAGGGGCAGGCGACGACGGAGAAATTTAATGGCAAAAACTAA
- the pglA gene encoding N,N'-diacetylbacillosaminyl-diphospho-undecaprenol alpha-1,3-N-acetylgalactosaminyltransferase translates to MARIGFLSHADMSIHFFRRPIMQALKDMGHEVFAIAPKGNFTNELAKSFHAVTYELDKASLNPLTVINNSKKLSQILGELNLDLLQTGAHKSNVFGTFVAKNAGIKHVINLVEGLGSFYIDDDIKTKAVRFVMESLYKLSFAKADACIFVNDADPDYLISKNLIDKSKVYRIKSVGVDTAKFDPAITQAADLGDKKVILMIARAMWHKGVREFYEAAEILNGYKNCEFVFVGEGFAGNKSTADESFLKGGKVRYLGARNDIPQLLKASYLLALPSYKEGFPRTVLEAMSMAKAVVASDVTGCNEAVKDGYNGLLCKVKDANDLAGKIKILLDDEALCARLGQNGRNWAVSEFDEKQIAKRYIEIYRKFIDV, encoded by the coding sequence ATGGCAAGGATAGGATTTTTAAGCCACGCTGATATGAGCATACACTTTTTTAGACGCCCTATCATGCAGGCTTTAAAAGATATGGGGCATGAGGTTTTTGCTATCGCTCCAAAAGGAAATTTCACTAATGAGCTTGCTAAAAGCTTTCATGCTGTCACCTACGAGCTTGATAAGGCTAGTCTAAATCCACTAACCGTGATAAATAACTCAAAAAAACTATCTCAAATTTTAGGTGAGCTAAATTTAGACCTGCTGCAAACTGGCGCTCACAAGTCAAATGTCTTTGGCACGTTTGTTGCTAAAAACGCTGGCATAAAGCACGTGATAAATTTGGTTGAAGGCCTTGGTAGCTTTTATATCGATGATGATATTAAGACAAAGGCTGTGCGTTTTGTCATGGAGAGCCTTTATAAGCTCTCTTTTGCAAAGGCTGATGCTTGCATCTTCGTAAATGACGCAGATCCAGACTATCTGATCTCAAAAAATTTGATAGATAAAAGCAAAGTGTATCGCATAAAAAGTGTCGGCGTGGATACTGCTAAATTTGATCCAGCTATCACGCAGGCAGCTGACCTGGGTGATAAAAAGGTAATTTTAATGATCGCAAGAGCCATGTGGCACAAGGGCGTTCGTGAATTTTACGAGGCAGCTGAAATTTTAAATGGCTACAAAAACTGCGAATTTGTCTTTGTGGGCGAGGGCTTTGCTGGTAATAAATCAACTGCTGACGAGAGCTTTTTAAAAGGTGGCAAGGTGCGATATCTTGGCGCTAGAAACGACATACCGCAGCTTTTAAAGGCTTCTTATTTGCTAGCACTTCCTAGCTATAAAGAGGGCTTTCCAAGAACGGTTTTAGAGGCGATGAGCATGGCTAAAGCAGTCGTTGCAAGTGACGTGACAGGCTGCAATGAAGCTGTAAAGGACGGCTACAACGGACTTTTATGCAAGGTAAAAGACGCAAATGATCTTGCTGGAAAGATAAAAATTTTGCTTGATGACGAAGCACTTTGTGCTAGACTTGGGCAAAACGGCAGAAACTGGGCGGTTAGCGAGTTTGACGAGAAGCAAATCGCGAAAAGATATATAGAAATTTATAGGAAATTTATAGATGTATAG
- the pglE gene encoding UDP-N-acetylbacillosamine transaminase, whose protein sequence is MDRVFLSPPNMSGKEQEYIKKVFESNYIAPLGEYVNKFEESIKSYTGAKDALALSAGTAALHLALRVLGVKEGDFVLASSFTFMASVSPILYEKATPVFIDCDESWNLSPELLKKAISNLPKKPKVLVVTHLYGQASKMKEICKICQNEGIALVEDAAEALGGFYGGKALGTFGVMGAYSFNGNKIITTSGGGMLVGDKEFVEKARFYSTQAREPLLHYEHKDYGYNYRLSNVLGAIGVAQMEVLEKRVEQKRKVFEIYEKELGDVLEFMPELANSRGNRWLTTGVFAKKDAHLKVIKALADANIESRPLWKPMHLQPVFNGALSFIDGYSEDLFSRGICLPSGSDMSEETQARVIKIVKENA, encoded by the coding sequence ATGGATAGGGTTTTTTTATCTCCACCAAATATGAGCGGAAAAGAGCAGGAATATATAAAAAAAGTTTTTGAAAGCAACTATATAGCGCCACTTGGCGAGTATGTTAATAAATTTGAAGAAAGTATAAAAAGCTACACCGGAGCAAAAGATGCTCTTGCACTAAGCGCTGGAACGGCGGCGCTTCACCTAGCACTTCGTGTCCTTGGCGTGAAAGAGGGCGACTTTGTGCTGGCTTCTAGCTTTACTTTCATGGCTTCAGTCTCGCCTATACTTTATGAAAAAGCAACTCCAGTATTCATAGACTGCGATGAGAGCTGGAATTTAAGCCCAGAGCTACTTAAAAAAGCGATCTCAAATTTACCTAAAAAGCCAAAGGTATTAGTCGTTACTCATCTTTACGGTCAAGCTTCAAAGATGAAAGAAATTTGTAAAATTTGCCAAAACGAGGGCATCGCTTTAGTTGAAGATGCAGCTGAAGCACTTGGCGGATTTTATGGCGGTAAGGCACTTGGCACATTTGGCGTGATGGGTGCATATAGTTTTAATGGCAATAAAATAATCACCACTTCAGGTGGCGGTATGCTAGTTGGTGACAAGGAATTTGTAGAAAAAGCGAGATTTTATAGCACTCAAGCTAGAGAGCCACTGCTTCACTATGAGCACAAAGACTATGGCTATAACTACCGTTTAAGTAACGTGTTAGGCGCTATTGGCGTGGCTCAGATGGAAGTTTTGGAAAAAAGGGTCGAGCAAAAGAGAAAAGTCTTTGAAATTTATGAAAAAGAGCTTGGCGACGTTTTAGAATTTATGCCAGAGCTAGCAAATTCTCGTGGTAACAGATGGCTGACAACTGGCGTTTTTGCCAAAAAAGATGCGCATTTAAAAGTTATAAAAGCACTAGCTGATGCAAACATCGAGAGTCGCCCACTTTGGAAGCCTATGCACTTGCAGCCTGTATTTAATGGTGCGTTAAGTTTTATCGATGGATATAGCGAAGATCTATTTTCAAGAGGAATTTGCTTGCCAAGCGGTAGCGATATGAGCGAGGAGACGCAAGCAAGAGTGATTAAAATAGTCAAGGAAAATGCGTAA
- the hisA gene encoding 1-(5-phosphoribosyl)-5-[(5-phosphoribosylamino)methylideneamino]imidazole-4-carboxamide isomerase, whose amino-acid sequence MEIFPAIDLKEGQAVRLSKGLMQSAKIYSNEPSELAKKFEDYGAKWLHVVDLDGAFAGETINFKTIEKITKATNLSVQVGGGIRDEERIKRYLDLGVSRVILGSVALHDPEFTAKMAEIYRVVVGIDAKDGYVAVQGWGEISNIKAVDLARKFADVGVEAVICTDINKDGMLGGVNVEFSLQIARNSKLETIASGGVSDINDILMLKATNEISGVIVGKAYYEGLLDLKEAFKLLR is encoded by the coding sequence ATGGAAATTTTTCCAGCGATTGATTTAAAAGAGGGACAAGCAGTTAGGCTAAGCAAAGGTCTTATGCAAAGTGCAAAAATTTATAGCAACGAGCCAAGTGAACTTGCTAAGAAATTTGAAGATTATGGCGCAAAATGGCTTCATGTGGTTGATTTGGATGGTGCATTTGCTGGAGAGACGATAAATTTTAAAACAATTGAAAAAATTACAAAGGCTACAAATTTAAGCGTCCAAGTGGGTGGTGGTATAAGAGATGAAGAGCGAATAAAACGCTATTTAGACCTTGGAGTTAGCAGGGTGATCCTTGGCTCAGTTGCCCTTCATGATCCAGAATTTACAGCAAAAATGGCTGAAATTTATAGAGTTGTAGTCGGCATTGACGCAAAAGATGGCTACGTGGCCGTACAAGGTTGGGGTGAGATCTCAAATATAAAAGCAGTTGATCTTGCAAGAAAATTTGCAGATGTCGGCGTGGAGGCTGTGATTTGCACCGATATTAACAAGGATGGAATGCTTGGCGGAGTTAACGTTGAGTTTAGCTTGCAAATAGCTAGAAATAGCAAGCTTGAGACAATAGCAAGTGGTGGCGTGAGTGATATAAATGATATTTTGATGCTAAAAGCTACAAATGAGATTAGTGGCGTAATAGTTGGGAAAGCCTACTATGAGGGGTTGCTTGACCTAAAAGAGGCCTTTAAACTACTTAGATAG
- the hisH gene encoding imidazole glycerol phosphate synthase subunit HisH: MIAIIDYGAGNIKSVINAFKFLGHECVLVSEPDSLKEYSHIVLPGVGAFGEAMTKLKNNGMDEAVREAVKSGKAFIGICLGMQLLFEKGFEFGEHAGLGLIAGEVVKFNETNFDKPLKIPHIGWNALEFKQNSPLNLGLKELEYLYFVHSYHVVCDDKFALAKTTYGYEFTSAVWHENIFGFQPHPEKSHEAGLKILDNFARL, translated from the coding sequence ATGATCGCTATTATTGATTATGGTGCGGGCAATATCAAAAGCGTGATAAATGCTTTTAAATTTCTTGGACATGAGTGCGTTTTAGTAAGTGAGCCTGATAGTTTAAAAGAGTACTCTCACATCGTTTTGCCAGGCGTTGGAGCTTTTGGTGAGGCGATGACAAAGCTAAAAAATAACGGCATGGACGAAGCTGTAAGAGAAGCAGTAAAAAGCGGTAAAGCATTTATTGGTATTTGTCTTGGCATGCAGCTTTTATTTGAAAAAGGTTTTGAATTTGGCGAACATGCTGGGCTTGGACTGATAGCTGGCGAGGTCGTAAAATTTAATGAAACTAATTTCGATAAGCCATTAAAAATACCTCACATTGGCTGGAATGCTTTGGAATTTAAGCAAAATAGCCCATTAAATTTAGGACTAAAAGAGCTTGAGTATTTATATTTTGTACACAGCTATCATGTGGTTTGTGATGATAAATTTGCACTGGCAAAGACAACTTACGGATATGAATTTACAAGTGCGGTTTGGCATGAAAATATCTTTGGCTTTCAGCCTCATCCAGAAAAAAGTCATGAAGCTGGACTTAAAATTTTAGATAATTTTGCGAGGTTATGA
- a CDS encoding STT3 domain-containing protein — protein sequence MNRNLFFKNYSLYLMIFVAVLFGMVCRLYWVFWASEYPVFFWNNELMISTNDGYAFAEGARDMLAGFHQENDLSYYGYPLSTLTYWIVKFLGVKLETVMIYMSVFFSSLVAVPVILIANEYKLKFAGFIAALLAVVANSYYNRTMAGYYDTDMLIIPLSVFVVWGLIRVLEKKDAKSLIIAPLSVLIYMWWYASAFSLISILTGLFLLYTLVFDRKNPLFYLEILLLLLAISNLDLTLKFIAIIAIYLLCLFKKEMMNLKFALGILAVIFIVFVIRGGLNPIIFQLKFYVFRDAPEVGGMSFHFFNVNQTIQESSIVDFTLFCERISANVITFLISLAGVALFCFKYRSFAVSLGMLALGFLAFKSGLRFTIYAVPIMALGFGYLVEFILSNLKLKGAVLNLARAFVTVLALTPALIHIYGYKAEPVFVHKEVEILNKLKGIAGREDYVVAWWDYGYPIRYYSDVKALIDGGKHLGRENFAVSFALGSDEMSSANMARLDVEYTERNFKERFNGNLAQILKERNASIDQFFSDIKEANFSLPAKTRDIYYYLPDRMLGIFPTILQFSKIDLKSGKNLNNGLFIVTRAISQNENGIRLNGGFTLTSDVTNLIYDGNILPLKSFIETDYNEAGKLNVKEYKNNESSNISVIFMRDYGRFIILDESILNSAYIQLFVLERYDPKVFEPVILDGAAKVYRLKR from the coding sequence ATGAATAGAAATTTATTTTTTAAAAATTACTCTTTATACTTGATGATATTTGTCGCAGTCCTCTTTGGCATGGTTTGCAGGCTTTACTGGGTCTTTTGGGCGAGTGAGTATCCAGTCTTTTTCTGGAACAACGAGCTAATGATCAGCACAAACGACGGCTACGCATTTGCCGAGGGCGCAAGGGACATGCTGGCTGGCTTTCACCAAGAAAATGACCTTAGCTACTACGGCTATCCGCTCTCGACGCTTACTTACTGGATCGTGAAATTTCTGGGCGTTAAGCTTGAGACGGTGATGATTTATATGAGCGTATTTTTCTCATCGCTTGTGGCTGTGCCGGTTATCTTAATCGCAAATGAGTATAAGCTAAAATTTGCTGGCTTTATCGCCGCACTTCTTGCAGTGGTCGCAAATAGCTACTACAACCGCACTATGGCAGGCTACTACGACACTGATATGCTCATCATCCCACTTAGCGTCTTTGTTGTCTGGGGACTTATTAGAGTACTTGAGAAAAAGGACGCAAAGAGCCTAATAATCGCACCTTTAAGCGTGCTTATTTATATGTGGTGGTATGCGAGCGCATTTTCGCTTATTAGCATTTTAACTGGGCTATTTTTACTTTACACGCTCGTTTTTGATAGGAAAAATCCACTTTTTTACCTTGAAATTTTGCTGCTTTTACTTGCCATTTCAAATCTTGATCTAACGCTTAAATTTATCGCTATTATAGCTATTTATCTGCTTTGCTTATTTAAAAAAGAGATGATGAATTTAAAATTTGCTCTTGGCATTTTGGCAGTTATATTTATCGTCTTTGTCATTCGTGGCGGACTAAATCCTATTATTTTTCAGCTTAAATTTTACGTCTTTAGAGATGCACCTGAAGTTGGCGGCATGAGTTTTCACTTTTTTAATGTCAATCAAACCATCCAAGAGTCAAGCATCGTTGATTTTACGCTATTTTGCGAGAGGATCAGCGCAAATGTCATCACATTTTTGATCTCGCTTGCTGGCGTTGCTCTTTTTTGCTTTAAATACCGCTCATTTGCTGTTTCACTTGGCATGCTAGCTCTTGGTTTTTTAGCCTTTAAAAGCGGCCTTAGATTTACTATTTATGCTGTGCCTATCATGGCACTTGGATTTGGCTATTTGGTGGAGTTTATACTTTCAAATTTAAAGCTAAAAGGAGCGGTGCTAAATCTTGCGAGAGCCTTTGTAACCGTGCTTGCTCTTACTCCAGCGCTCATTCATATCTATGGTTACAAAGCTGAGCCAGTTTTTGTGCACAAAGAGGTTGAAATTTTAAATAAGCTAAAAGGCATCGCAGGACGCGAGGATTACGTGGTTGCGTGGTGGGACTATGGATATCCGATTAGATATTACAGCGATGTTAAGGCGCTCATTGACGGTGGAAAGCACCTTGGACGTGAAAATTTTGCTGTGAGTTTTGCGCTTGGAAGCGACGAGATGAGCTCGGCAAATATGGCAAGGCTTGATGTAGAATACACTGAGAGAAATTTTAAAGAGCGATTTAATGGCAATTTGGCTCAAATTTTAAAAGAGAGAAATGCAAGCATCGATCAGTTTTTTAGCGATATAAAAGAGGCAAATTTTAGCTTGCCAGCAAAGACAAGGGATATTTATTACTATCTTCCAGATAGGATGCTTGGTATTTTTCCGACCATTTTGCAATTTAGCAAGATCGATCTAAAAAGCGGTAAAAATTTAAACAACGGCCTTTTTATCGTCACAAGAGCGATCTCTCAAAATGAAAATGGCATTAGACTAAATGGTGGTTTTACGCTCACAAGCGATGTCACAAATTTAATCTATGATGGCAACATCTTGCCTCTTAAATCTTTCATAGAGACTGATTATAACGAGGCTGGCAAGCTAAATGTCAAAGAGTATAAAAATAACGAAAGCTCAAATATTTCTGTCATTTTTATGAGGGATTATGGTAGATTCATCATTCTTGATGAGAGCATTTTAAATAGCGCCTACATCCAGCTTTTCGTGCTTGAAAGATACGATCCAAAGGTCTTTGAGCCAGTCATACTTGATGGGGCGGCAAAAGTTTATAGGCTAAAGAGGTAG
- a CDS encoding PDC sensor domain-containing protein, whose translation MVIKDIKRFSDTRYKARAYICYLFSRNLPNRLPGVCLENIKAGFDKISHEIENFDALYILDENGVQIEDSISLNEKYKIPKGENRANKAYYYTAVREKRCVLSDPYPSSLNGGLCVTASVPIYNEKNELKFIACIDISLENILNMVDSGFVEEHFGRFLKTIYTLFCASLFMICAFLFWHGVKSFISKSIEHINVEEIFESTIILTLALAIFDLVKTIFEEEVLGKNHEENSVIYKTMVRFIGSIIIALAIEALMLVFKFAITAPENIINAIYLIGGVAMLMAALSFYLFSVKRQENR comes from the coding sequence TTGGTTATAAAAGATATTAAGAGATTTAGTGACACGAGATATAAGGCAAGGGCGTATATTTGTTATTTATTTAGTAGAAATTTGCCAAATAGACTGCCCGGAGTTTGTTTAGAGAACATAAAAGCTGGCTTTGATAAGATCAGCCACGAGATAGAAAATTTTGACGCACTGTATATCTTAGACGAAAATGGCGTGCAGATCGAAGACTCGATCAGCCTAAATGAGAAGTATAAAATTCCAAAGGGCGAAAACCGCGCAAATAAAGCCTACTACTACACTGCAGTGCGTGAGAAAAGATGCGTTTTAAGCGATCCATATCCATCAAGCCTAAATGGAGGTTTATGCGTCACAGCAAGCGTGCCTATCTATAATGAAAAAAATGAGCTTAAATTTATCGCCTGCATCGATATAAGCCTAGAAAATATCCTAAATATGGTCGATAGCGGCTTTGTTGAGGAGCATTTTGGTAGATTTTTAAAGACTATTTATACACTTTTTTGTGCATCGCTTTTTATGATCTGCGCATTTTTGTTTTGGCACGGTGTAAAGAGCTTTATCTCAAAGAGCATCGAGCATATAAATGTCGAAGAAATTTTTGAATCAACTATCATTTTAACGCTAGCCCTCGCCATTTTTGACCTTGTTAAGACGATATTTGAAGAAGAGGTGTTAGGTAAAAATCACGAGGAAAATAGCGTTATTTATAAAACGATGGTGAGATTTATCGGCTCAATTATCATCGCACTTGCAATCGAGGCGCTCATGCTAGTCTTTAAATTTGCTATCACTGCACCTGAAAATATCATAAATGCTATCTATCTAATAGGCGGTGTGGCGATGCTGATGGCGGCACTTAGCTTTTATCTTTTCAGCGTAAAAAGACAAGAGAACAGATGA
- the pglF gene encoding UDP-N-acetylglucosamine 4,6-dehydratase (configuration-retaining), whose product MFHATKLKRLVFFLLGDVFIFIFSIYAAYLLRFNADIPDIYVQGLFVTAGFLIVFKLFFMWMFKIYKVPWRFFGLNEARKIFLAHVCSAVLFTIIFFIIQDFLNPYPRSVIFIDLLISCLLVGLLRISKRMVLDFSNKPHKGEPCIVIGATSKALHVLRGLKQGYLDYYAVGVVDGRSDLVGTYCDGFLVQDKKEIPSLIKDYDAKTAIIALALDQDELQALVDELSGYGIRDMKLFSLIENEPIKDISIEDLLARKPKDLNPEAISNFLKDKRVLVTGAGGSIGSEICKQCLKFGVSELVMVEHSEFNLYKIGEDTKDKRTISKLVNITNLKDFEEVFADFKPEIVIHAAAYKHVPLCELNPRSAVENNILGTKNAVDISKKYGVKKFVMISSDKAVRPTNIMGTTKRVCELYALNSNEAGVCEIVCVRFGNVLGSSGSVIPKFKAQIAANKPLSVTHPEITRYFMLTSEACQLVLQAASIAKGGELFVLDMGEPVKIVDLAKKMLLLSNKEHLGIEFVGLRPGEKLYEELLINKDDVQTKYESIFVTHSEPYDLALLNSQISELLQLEDDEVAPALKKIVPEFNHALNLKG is encoded by the coding sequence ATGTTTCATGCAACGAAGTTAAAAAGGCTCGTATTTTTCCTTCTTGGCGATGTTTTTATATTTATCTTTTCGATATATGCGGCTTATCTTTTAAGATTTAACGCTGACATCCCAGATATCTACGTGCAAGGGCTTTTTGTAACGGCTGGATTTTTGATCGTATTTAAGCTCTTTTTTATGTGGATGTTTAAAATTTACAAGGTGCCGTGGAGGTTTTTTGGATTAAATGAAGCAAGAAAAATTTTCTTAGCTCACGTTTGCTCAGCTGTTTTATTTACGATCATTTTTTTTATCATTCAAGATTTTTTAAATCCATATCCAAGAAGCGTTATTTTCATTGATCTTCTTATTTCATGCTTACTTGTTGGGCTTTTAAGAATTTCAAAACGCATGGTGCTTGACTTTTCAAACAAACCTCACAAAGGTGAGCCTTGTATCGTTATAGGCGCAACGTCAAAAGCGCTTCACGTCTTGCGTGGCTTAAAACAAGGGTATCTTGACTACTACGCGGTTGGAGTGGTAGATGGCAGGAGTGATCTTGTTGGTACTTATTGTGATGGTTTTTTAGTGCAAGATAAAAAAGAGATACCAAGCCTTATAAAAGATTATGATGCAAAGACCGCTATCATTGCGCTTGCGCTAGATCAAGATGAGCTTCAAGCCTTAGTTGATGAGCTAAGCGGATATGGCATAAGAGATATGAAGCTCTTCTCTCTTATCGAAAATGAGCCGATCAAGGATATCTCAATCGAAGACTTACTTGCTAGAAAGCCAAAAGACCTAAATCCAGAGGCTATTTCAAATTTCTTAAAAGATAAAAGAGTGCTTGTCACTGGAGCTGGCGGTAGCATAGGAAGTGAAATTTGTAAGCAATGCTTAAAATTTGGTGTAAGTGAGCTTGTAATGGTCGAGCACAGCGAGTTTAACCTTTATAAAATAGGCGAAGATACAAAAGATAAAAGAACTATTAGCAAGCTTGTAAATATCACAAATTTAAAGGATTTTGAAGAAGTTTTTGCTGACTTTAAACCCGAGATCGTTATCCACGCGGCTGCATATAAGCACGTGCCACTTTGCGAGCTAAATCCTCGCTCAGCAGTTGAAAACAACATCCTTGGCACAAAAAATGCAGTCGATATTTCTAAAAAATATGGCGTTAAGAAATTTGTCATGATCTCATCAGACAAGGCTGTGCGCCCAACAAACATAATGGGTACAACTAAGCGTGTTTGCGAGCTTTACGCACTAAATTCAAATGAAGCAGGTGTATGCGAGATAGTTTGCGTTCGCTTTGGTAACGTCCTTGGCTCAAGCGGCTCTGTCATACCTAAATTTAAAGCGCAGATCGCTGCAAATAAGCCACTAAGCGTCACTCACCCAGAGATCACAAGATACTTTATGCTTACATCAGAAGCTTGTCAGCTAGTCCTTCAAGCAGCCTCTATCGCAAAAGGTGGAGAGCTTTTCGTACTTGATATGGGCGAGCCTGTTAAGATCGTAGATCTTGCTAAAAAGATGCTTCTTCTTTCAAATAAAGAGCATTTGGGCATAGAATTTGTGGGTCTTAGACCAGGCGAGAAGCTTTATGAAGAGCTACTTATCAACAAAGACGATGTGCAAACAAAATATGAATCGATCTTTGTAACGCATTCAGAGCCTTACGATTTAGCGCTTTTAAACTCGCAGATAAGTGAGCTTTTGCAGCTTGAAGATGATGAGGTAGCACCTGCACTTAAAAAGATCGTTCCTGAGTTCAATCACGCATTAAATTTAAAAGGTTAA
- a CDS encoding chemotaxis response regulator CheY, with the protein MKILVVDDSSTMRRIIKNTLQRLGHQEILEAEHGLEAWNILTQNEGIEVLITDWNMPEMNGLELVKKVRAEQKYVDMPIIMVTTEGGKAEVITALKAGVNNYIVKPFTPQVLKEKLEDVLG; encoded by the coding sequence GTGAAGATTTTGGTTGTAGATGACAGTTCAACAATGAGAAGAATCATAAAAAATACTTTACAAAGGTTAGGACATCAAGAAATTCTTGAGGCTGAGCACGGTCTTGAGGCTTGGAATATCTTAACTCAAAATGAAGGTATCGAAGTTCTTATAACTGACTGGAATATGCCTGAGATGAATGGCCTTGAGCTTGTTAAAAAGGTAAGAGCAGAGCAAAAGTATGTTGATATGCCTATCATAATGGTAACAACAGAGGGCGGAAAAGCCGAAGTTATAACAGCTTTAAAAGCAGGTGTTAATAACTACATCGTTAAACCTTTTACGCCACAAGTTTTAAAAGAGAAGCTTGAAGACGTTCTTGGTTAA